The Anoxybacillus flavithermus genome has a segment encoding these proteins:
- a CDS encoding YqzM family protein has translation MNEFEKNVQCTRNDAVDSAVGFIVSFGFFATMFIIATLVKFFGA, from the coding sequence ATGAACGAATTTGAAAAAAACGTTCAATGTACGCGCAACGACGCCGTTGACTCGGCTGTTGGCTTCATCGTATCATTCGGCTTTTTCGCCACGATGTTCATTATCGCCACACTTGTAAAATTTTTCGGTGCATAA
- a CDS encoding DNA polymerase III subunit delta, whose translation MKNGEENMEQLYVIYGTEHFLMKQAYEQIIRRTLSDEEREWNVSTYDCEETPIEVALEDAETLPFFGERKIVIVKQPYFLTAEKGKEKVEHDVKRLEAYIDKPAPFSSVMFVGSYEKLDERKKVTKALLKKAHVIVAKPLNEKELKQWVKGQCRIADDAIDVLLTLAGTDLATLANEIEKLMLFAEGRSITADDVRLLVSRTLEQNVFVLVEQIAKRNITDALQTLQDLLRQNEEPIKLVALLASQFRLIYEVKELMKTGYGQQQIASMLGVHPFRVKMAASYAGGFSEQQLMHILYDLAETDYALKSSATDKQLLLQLFFLKLQR comes from the coding sequence ATGAAGAATGGGGAAGAGAACATGGAACAACTATATGTCATATATGGCACGGAGCATTTTTTAATGAAACAAGCGTATGAACAAATTATTCGTCGGACGTTGTCAGACGAAGAACGTGAATGGAATGTTAGTACATATGATTGCGAAGAAACGCCTATTGAGGTGGCACTTGAAGATGCGGAAACGCTTCCGTTTTTTGGAGAGAGGAAAATCGTCATCGTCAAGCAGCCGTATTTTTTAACAGCGGAAAAAGGAAAAGAAAAAGTAGAGCACGATGTGAAACGGTTAGAAGCCTATATTGACAAACCTGCTCCGTTCTCAAGCGTCATGTTTGTCGGTTCGTATGAAAAACTTGATGAACGAAAAAAAGTGACGAAAGCGTTATTAAAAAAAGCGCATGTCATCGTTGCTAAGCCGTTGAACGAAAAAGAGTTAAAACAATGGGTGAAAGGGCAATGCCGAATCGCTGACGATGCGATTGATGTATTGCTTACATTAGCAGGCACCGATTTAGCGACATTAGCGAACGAAATCGAGAAGTTGATGCTTTTTGCTGAAGGGCGTTCCATTACAGCTGACGATGTTCGGTTGCTTGTATCGCGTACACTTGAACAAAACGTCTTCGTTCTCGTTGAACAGATTGCCAAGCGGAACATCACAGATGCGTTACAAACGCTCCAAGATTTATTACGTCAAAATGAAGAACCAATTAAGCTTGTTGCACTATTAGCTAGCCAATTTCGGCTCATTTATGAAGTGAAAGAATTGATGAAAACAGGATACGGTCAACAACAAATTGCCTCGATGTTAGGTGTTCATCCGTTTCGTGTAAAAATGGCGGCAAGTTATGCGGGCGGATTTTCGGAACAGCAGTTGATGCACATTTTATATGATTTAGCGGAAACAGATTATGCGCTCAAAAGTAGTGCAACAGACAAACAGTTATTATTGCAGTTATTTTTCTTAAAGCTACAGCGGTAG
- a CDS encoding Crp/Fnr family transcriptional regulator: MHWVKEQLKTISLFSQLSDEELNAIVHIATVRTCKPKTLVFMQGDPLDRVFFIVRGTVKIYKTDVSGKEQIVSILHEGEMFPHTGFFRRGTYPAHAEIMNETTLIVIPMEQFEQTLMCYPQLCIKLFRIMGEKIIELQTRLEELVFHNTAEQLARLFIRLAKTSGVYVKGRYRLKATLTTRELANMIGTARETVSRVLSQMKQQGVVTTDDDGYYIIDVEALQQKR, translated from the coding sequence ATGCATTGGGTGAAAGAACAGTTAAAAACCATTTCGTTATTTTCTCAACTATCTGATGAAGAATTAAATGCGATTGTACATATTGCAACTGTCCGCACATGCAAACCGAAAACGCTCGTCTTTATGCAAGGAGATCCGCTCGATCGTGTTTTTTTCATCGTCCGTGGTACAGTAAAAATTTACAAAACAGACGTCAGCGGAAAAGAACAAATTGTATCGATTTTGCACGAAGGTGAGATGTTTCCGCACACCGGCTTTTTTCGACGTGGTACATACCCAGCGCACGCGGAAATAATGAATGAGACGACGCTTATTGTCATTCCTATGGAACAATTCGAACAAACGCTCATGTGTTATCCACAACTATGCATCAAGCTGTTTCGCATCATGGGAGAAAAAATTATTGAATTACAAACAAGGTTAGAAGAACTTGTTTTTCACAATACAGCTGAACAATTAGCCCGACTTTTCATCCGATTAGCGAAAACAAGCGGCGTGTATGTCAAAGGCCGTTATCGTTTAAAAGCGACGCTTACAACTCGCGAATTGGCTAATATGATCGGCACCGCACGCGAAACAGTCAGTCGTGTACTCAGCCAAATGAAACAGCAAGGCGTCGTAACAACGGATGACGACGGCTACTATATCATTGATGTCGAGGCGCTACAACAAAAGCGGTAG
- a CDS encoding 30S ribosomal protein S20 produces the protein MANIKSAIKRAKTSEKRRAHNASMKSAMRTAIKKFEALVELKDVEKAKEAFAFATKKIDKAASKGLIHKNAANRYKSRLAKKLNSITA, from the coding sequence ATGGCAAACATTAAATCAGCAATTAAACGTGCAAAAACAAGCGAAAAGCGTCGCGCTCATAACGCATCTATGAAATCAGCAATGCGCACAGCAATCAAAAAATTTGAAGCGCTTGTTGAGTTAAAAGACGTGGAAAAAGCAAAAGAAGCTTTCGCATTTGCAACGAAAAAAATCGACAAAGCAGCTAGCAAAGGCTTAATCCACAAAAACGCTGCAAATCGCTATAAATCACGTTTAGCGAAAAAATTAAACAGCATTACAGCATAA
- a CDS encoding GPR endopeptidase → MIDLRPYSVRTDLAIEAHEIAIEERLEREQKTSLDGVSIRDWEEEGVRFSFVEVTEEGAKTLGKKAGKYLTIEAQGIRTQDTDLQQKVEKLFAKHFYAFLQQLGIPREASCLVVGLGNAEVTPDALGPLAVSNLLVTRHLFQLQPESVQDGFRSVSALAPGVMGMTGIETSDIIAGIVEKTQPDFIIAIDALAARSIERVNATIQISDTGIHPGAGVGNKRKELSKQTLGIPVIAIGVPTVVDAVSIASDTIDLLLKHLGREMKEGNRAARALAPASLVFGKKKKLTEEDLPSESDRSAFLGMVGLLDDEEKRRLIYEVLAPIGHNLMVTPKEVDVFIEEMANILASGLNAALHHRIDQENVGAYTH, encoded by the coding sequence ATGATCGATTTACGACCGTATAGTGTACGAACGGATTTAGCGATTGAAGCACATGAAATCGCAATCGAAGAACGATTGGAGCGCGAGCAGAAAACATCGCTCGACGGAGTATCGATTCGCGATTGGGAAGAAGAAGGTGTTCGTTTTTCATTCGTTGAAGTGACGGAAGAAGGAGCGAAAACGTTAGGAAAAAAAGCTGGAAAATATTTAACGATTGAAGCGCAAGGCATTCGCACGCAAGATACCGACTTACAGCAAAAAGTAGAAAAGCTTTTTGCTAAACATTTTTATGCTTTTTTACAGCAGCTTGGCATCCCACGAGAAGCAAGTTGTCTTGTTGTCGGACTCGGGAATGCGGAAGTCACCCCTGATGCGCTCGGTCCGCTAGCAGTTTCCAACTTATTAGTGACGCGCCATTTATTTCAATTACAACCGGAAAGCGTTCAAGACGGATTTCGTTCGGTGAGTGCGCTCGCTCCAGGAGTAATGGGGATGACCGGCATTGAAACGAGCGATATAATTGCAGGGATTGTCGAAAAAACTCAACCAGATTTTATTATTGCGATCGATGCGTTAGCGGCGCGTTCGATCGAACGAGTCAACGCGACGATTCAAATTTCTGATACAGGCATTCATCCTGGGGCAGGCGTTGGGAATAAAAGAAAAGAATTAAGTAAACAAACGCTAGGTATTCCCGTGATTGCGATTGGTGTACCGACGGTTGTTGATGCTGTATCGATTGCAAGCGATACGATTGATTTGTTGCTAAAGCATCTCGGTCGTGAGATGAAGGAAGGCAATCGAGCAGCTCGTGCGCTTGCGCCAGCAAGTCTTGTATTTGGAAAGAAAAAAAAGTTAACGGAAGAAGATTTACCAAGCGAGTCAGATCGTTCAGCTTTTTTAGGAATGGTCGGTCTATTGGACGACGAAGAAAAGCGACGGTTAATTTATGAGGTTCTCGCCCCGATCGGTCATAATTTAATGGTTACACCAAAAGAAGTCGACGTATTTATTGAAGAGATGGCGAACATATTGGCGAGCGGACTGAACGCTGCTTTGCATCATCGGATTGATCAAGAAAACGTTGGGGCATATACGCATTAG
- a CDS encoding stage II sporulation protein P has protein sequence MMKMMVTVHGTSIKKWLVFILFTFMGTLTVVATMTATSTYRLSSSSVHEVANRFSTESLVHLLSFENVYFRQTLPKDKQQFPYSQYFFQVTTSVNLNDPRSLLGRELPGFSLYDSEIILAGEGTDFTNIPYESPPPLEVLLAEREAAQEQLQEEETPPAPAPSQTTGGKKVVYIYHTHTQESYLPALKGVTNPNFAHHPTVNVTKVGKKLGEELEKRGIGAVVDTTDFISKLLKNNMEYYQAYDMSRKTVVAAMANNRDVQYLIDIHRDSRRRNDTTVTINGVNYARVSFIIGGENAKYEKNLQLVTKLHEMLEKKYPGLSRGTFEKKGVGTNGKFNQDLSENAILIEFGGVDNTFQELYRTVSAVADVFSEYYWQAEKVNATQPAEKK, from the coding sequence GTGATGAAAATGATGGTAACCGTCCACGGAACGAGCATAAAAAAGTGGCTTGTATTTATTTTGTTTACATTTATGGGGACGTTGACAGTTGTCGCCACGATGACAGCGACATCGACATATCGCCTCTCTTCCTCGTCTGTTCATGAAGTGGCGAATCGGTTTTCAACGGAATCGCTCGTGCATTTGCTTTCTTTTGAAAATGTGTACTTTCGTCAAACGTTGCCGAAAGATAAACAACAATTCCCGTATTCTCAATATTTTTTTCAAGTGACGACAAGCGTCAATTTGAACGATCCGCGTAGTTTGCTCGGACGGGAGCTCCCTGGCTTTTCGTTGTATGATAGTGAAATTATTTTAGCGGGCGAGGGAACGGACTTTACAAACATTCCATATGAATCGCCGCCTCCTTTAGAAGTGTTGCTTGCGGAGCGTGAAGCTGCGCAAGAACAGCTTCAGGAGGAAGAAACACCGCCGGCTCCTGCGCCGTCACAAACGACAGGAGGAAAGAAAGTCGTTTACATTTATCATACGCACACACAAGAATCATATTTACCAGCATTAAAAGGGGTGACGAATCCAAACTTCGCGCATCATCCGACTGTAAATGTGACGAAAGTTGGAAAAAAGTTAGGGGAAGAATTGGAGAAGCGCGGCATTGGTGCCGTTGTTGATACAACGGACTTTATCAGTAAATTGTTAAAGAACAACATGGAATATTATCAAGCGTATGATATGTCGCGTAAAACGGTCGTTGCAGCAATGGCAAACAATCGTGACGTACAATATTTGATTGACATTCATCGCGATTCTCGTCGCCGCAACGATACAACGGTGACGATTAACGGAGTGAATTATGCACGAGTGTCGTTTATTATCGGTGGAGAAAATGCGAAGTATGAAAAAAATTTACAACTTGTGACAAAATTGCATGAAATGCTTGAAAAAAAATATCCGGGCTTGAGCCGTGGCACGTTTGAGAAAAAAGGGGTCGGCACAAACGGAAAGTTCAATCAAGATTTATCGGAAAACGCCATTTTAATTGAGTTTGGCGGTGTGGATAATACGTTTCAAGAATTGTATCGAACAGTATCGGCCGTTGCTGACGTGTTTAGTGAATATTATTGGCAAGCGGAAAAAGTGAACGCAACACAACCAGCAGAAAAAAAGTAG
- a CDS encoding elongation factor 4 has translation MNREERLKRRDRIRNFSIIAHIDHGKSTLADRILEKTGALSEREMKEQALDSMELERERGITIKLNAVQLHYKAKDGEDYILHLIDTPGHVDFTYEVSRSLAACEGAILVVDAAQGIEAQTLANVYLAIDNNLEILPVINKIDLPSADPERVRQEIEDVIGLDASEAVLASAKVGIGIDEILEQIVQKIPAPSGDPDAPLKALIFDSLYDPYRGVVAYIRVVEGTVKAGQKIKMMATGKEFEVVEVGVFTPKAKVVDELTVGDVGYLTASIKNVSDTRVGDTITHADNPANEPLPGYRRLNPMVFCGLYPIDTARYNDLREALEKLQLNDAALQFEPETSQALGFGFRCGFLGLLHMEIIQERLEREFNIDIIATAPSVVYKVYLTDGTELAVDNPSNMPDPQKIERVEEPYVRATIMVPNDYVGPVMELCQKKRGIFGDMQYLDERRVTLTYELPLAEIVYDFFDILKSSTKGYASFDYELIGYKPSKLVKMDILLNGEKVDALSFIVHRDSAYDRGKVIVEKLKDLIPRQQFEVPVQAAIGNKIIARSTIKALRKNVLAKCYGGDISRKRKLLEKQKEGKKRMKQVGSVEVPQEAFMAVLKMDDQK, from the coding sequence ATGAATCGTGAAGAGAGACTAAAAAGACGGGATCGTATTCGTAACTTTTCCATTATTGCCCATATCGATCACGGCAAATCGACACTTGCTGACCGCATTCTCGAGAAGACAGGTGCGCTATCTGAGCGCGAGATGAAAGAGCAAGCGCTCGATTCGATGGAGTTAGAGCGCGAGCGCGGCATTACGATTAAATTAAATGCCGTCCAGCTTCATTACAAAGCGAAAGATGGGGAAGATTATATTTTACATCTCATTGATACCCCTGGGCACGTCGACTTTACGTACGAAGTGTCACGTAGCTTAGCGGCGTGTGAAGGGGCAATTTTAGTCGTTGACGCAGCGCAAGGCATTGAGGCGCAAACACTTGCGAACGTATATTTGGCGATCGATAACAATTTAGAAATTTTACCTGTTATTAATAAAATTGATTTACCAAGTGCCGACCCTGAACGTGTTCGTCAAGAAATTGAAGATGTCATCGGTCTTGACGCATCCGAAGCTGTGTTGGCATCAGCCAAAGTCGGCATCGGGATCGACGAAATTTTAGAGCAAATCGTTCAAAAAATTCCTGCTCCATCCGGAGATCCGGATGCACCGCTTAAAGCACTTATTTTCGACTCGCTTTACGATCCATATCGAGGGGTTGTCGCATACATTCGCGTGGTCGAAGGAACAGTAAAAGCAGGTCAAAAAATTAAAATGATGGCGACAGGAAAAGAGTTTGAAGTCGTTGAAGTGGGCGTATTTACGCCGAAAGCGAAAGTCGTTGACGAATTGACCGTCGGTGATGTTGGATATTTAACCGCATCGATTAAAAACGTAAGCGATACGCGCGTCGGGGATACGATTACGCACGCCGACAACCCAGCAAACGAACCGCTTCCGGGGTATCGCCGTTTAAATCCGATGGTGTTTTGCGGATTATATCCAATTGATACAGCGCGTTACAACGATTTGCGTGAGGCGTTAGAAAAGCTACAATTAAACGATGCGGCGTTGCAGTTTGAGCCGGAAACGTCACAAGCGCTTGGCTTCGGTTTCCGTTGCGGTTTCTTAGGACTTTTGCATATGGAAATTATTCAAGAGCGTTTAGAACGTGAATTTAACATTGACATTATTGCAACAGCGCCGAGCGTTGTATATAAAGTATATTTGACAGATGGAACAGAACTCGCCGTCGATAATCCATCCAACATGCCAGATCCACAAAAAATTGAACGTGTGGAAGAACCGTATGTACGTGCGACAATTATGGTGCCAAACGATTACGTCGGTCCTGTTATGGAACTATGTCAAAAGAAACGCGGCATTTTCGGTGATATGCAATATTTAGACGAGCGTCGCGTTACGTTGACGTACGAATTACCGCTTGCTGAAATCGTATACGATTTCTTCGATATTTTAAAATCGAGCACAAAAGGATACGCATCGTTTGACTATGAATTGATCGGTTATAAGCCGTCTAAGCTAGTGAAGATGGATATTTTATTAAACGGTGAAAAAGTTGACGCCTTGTCGTTTATCGTTCATCGCGATTCAGCATACGACCGTGGAAAAGTGATTGTTGAAAAATTAAAAGACTTAATTCCACGCCAACAGTTTGAAGTTCCTGTTCAGGCAGCCATCGGCAATAAAATTATTGCACGTTCAACGATTAAGGCGTTGCGTAAAAACGTATTAGCGAAATGTTACGGCGGGGACATTTCTCGTAAGCGTAAGTTGCTTGAAAAGCAAAAAGAAGGGAAAAAGCGCATGAAACAAGTCGGCTCTGTTGAAGTGCCGCAAGAAGCATTTATGGCTGTACTAAAGATGGACGATCAAAAATAA
- a CDS encoding coproporphyrinogen III oxidase: MKRVIQAAYIHIPFCTHICHYCDFNKVFLHQQPVDAYLDALMIEMERTFERFPTSQLQTVFIGGGTPTSLTAKQLDRLLSAIHRTVPLASNVEFTVEANPDGVSDEQLYVLKQWGVNRLSFGVQTFDNELLRHIGRTHTKETAIETIERANELGFHNINIDLMYGLPTQTIDQLKETLHIMFSLPIQHVSAYSLIIEPKTVFYNLMKKQALRLPSQEEEAQMYEIIMEQMEQRGYKQYELSNYAQNGFNSRHNMTYWNNEYYYGFGAGAHSYMNGVRYVNAGPIKKYIQLIEQGQFPYINTHVVSKEEQMEEHMFLGLRKSEGVNKDEFFRRYGKTVHDVFDEAIALQKRNGLLEETEEAIVLTHRGKLLGNEVFQSFLGVSS, encoded by the coding sequence GTGAAACGAGTGATTCAAGCAGCATATATTCATATTCCGTTTTGTACGCACATTTGTCATTATTGTGATTTCAATAAAGTGTTTTTACATCAACAACCGGTCGATGCTTATCTTGATGCGTTGATGATCGAGATGGAGCGAACGTTTGAACGTTTTCCAACCTCGCAATTACAAACGGTGTTTATCGGTGGTGGTACACCGACGTCGCTTACTGCTAAACAACTTGATCGATTATTGAGCGCCATTCACCGCACAGTTCCGCTCGCTTCGAATGTTGAGTTTACCGTAGAGGCGAATCCAGATGGAGTAAGCGATGAACAGTTGTATGTGCTCAAGCAATGGGGAGTCAATCGCCTTAGCTTTGGGGTACAAACGTTTGATAATGAACTGCTACGACACATTGGACGTACACATACGAAAGAAACGGCAATCGAAACAATTGAACGGGCGAACGAACTCGGTTTTCATAATATAAATATCGATTTAATGTACGGATTACCGACACAAACAATCGATCAACTGAAAGAAACGTTGCACATAATGTTTTCATTGCCCATTCAACACGTTTCTGCCTACTCGTTAATTATTGAGCCGAAAACGGTTTTTTATAACTTAATGAAAAAGCAGGCGTTACGATTGCCGAGTCAAGAAGAAGAAGCACAGATGTATGAAATCATTATGGAACAAATGGAACAACGCGGATATAAACAGTACGAACTAAGCAATTATGCCCAAAACGGATTTAATAGCCGCCATAATATGACATATTGGAATAACGAGTACTACTACGGATTTGGTGCGGGAGCGCATAGTTATATGAATGGCGTAAGGTACGTAAACGCCGGACCGATTAAAAAATATATCCAACTCATTGAACAAGGTCAATTTCCTTATATCAATACACATGTTGTGTCAAAAGAAGAACAAATGGAAGAACATATGTTTCTCGGATTGCGAAAAAGCGAAGGAGTAAATAAAGATGAATTTTTCCGACGATATGGAAAAACGGTGCATGACGTCTTTGATGAAGCCATTGCTTTACAAAAACGAAACGGATTGCTTGAAGAGACAGAAGAAGCGATTGTTTTGACGCATCGTGGCAAATTGCTCGGAAACGAAGTATTTCAGTCGTTTCTCGGCGTTTCATCTTGA
- a CDS encoding HrcA family transcriptional regulator: MLSDRQLLILKIIVDDFIRSGQPVGSRTLSKKEQITFSSATIRNEMADLEELGFIEKTHISSGRVPSQKGYRYYVDHLLPPVRLTQKDVQTIQSIFHEQIYELEKLIQKSAQILSDLTNYTTVVLGPSVKEHKLKTIQIIPLNAETAVAIIVTDTGYVEKHVVTLPPSIPPSDVEKMVNILNERLTGVPLEDLTDKIQTEVAHVLREHIQSYDHMLRMISSSLDLNAPAQMFLSGKMNMLRQPEFSDIDKLRGLFNIIEQEKEFYRLLRKHNQQGIQVKIGTENDVEGMENCSLITATYSVGGEKLGTIAVLGPTRMEYSRVISLLNLVATDLSKALTMWYQKD; encoded by the coding sequence TTGCTATCCGATCGCCAATTGTTAATTTTAAAAATTATTGTCGATGATTTTATTCGTTCAGGGCAACCGGTTGGTTCGCGAACGTTATCGAAAAAAGAGCAAATTACGTTCAGCTCGGCGACGATTCGCAATGAAATGGCCGATTTAGAGGAGCTCGGTTTTATTGAAAAAACGCATATTTCCTCTGGTCGCGTCCCGTCTCAAAAAGGGTATCGTTATTACGTCGACCATTTGTTGCCGCCTGTTCGGTTAACACAAAAGGATGTGCAAACGATTCAGTCGATTTTTCATGAACAAATATACGAATTAGAAAAGCTTATTCAAAAGTCGGCGCAAATTTTATCAGACTTAACGAACTATACGACGGTTGTGCTCGGTCCTTCAGTAAAAGAACATAAGTTAAAAACGATTCAAATTATTCCGCTCAATGCGGAAACGGCTGTCGCGATTATTGTGACCGATACAGGTTATGTTGAAAAACATGTTGTGACGCTCCCGCCATCTATTCCACCATCAGATGTTGAAAAGATGGTAAACATTTTAAATGAACGGTTGACGGGTGTCCCTTTAGAAGATTTGACAGATAAAATTCAAACGGAAGTTGCGCACGTTCTTCGCGAACACATCCAAAGCTACGATCACATGTTGCGCATGATTTCGTCTTCTTTGGATTTAAATGCGCCTGCGCAAATGTTTTTAAGCGGAAAGATGAACATGCTTCGTCAGCCGGAATTTAGCGACATCGATAAACTTCGTGGTTTATTTAACATCATTGAACAAGAAAAAGAGTTTTATCGTTTACTAAGAAAGCATAACCAACAAGGTATCCAGGTGAAAATCGGTACCGAAAACGATGTCGAAGGGATGGAAAACTGCAGTTTAATTACAGCGACATATTCCGTCGGTGGAGAGAAACTGGGCACAATCGCTGTGCTTGGGCCAACCCGTATGGAATATTCGCGCGTCATTTCGTTGCTAAACCTTGTTGCAACGGATTTGTCGAAGGCGTTAACGATGTGGTATCAAAAAGATTAG
- a CDS encoding nucleotide exchange factor GrpE has translation MEKEQRTYDETLEQHEDAQSEQAPEEQVEQVENEATQQEEKDELTVAYEKIAQLEAKLAETENRFLRLHADFDNYRRRVRLDMEAAEKYRAQSLVSDLLPILDNFERALQVQVEDEKAKSLLQGMEMVYRSLIEALKKEGVEAIESVGKPFDPHVHQAVMQVDDQNYEPNTVVEEFQKGYKLKDRVIRPAMVKVNQ, from the coding sequence ATGGAGAAAGAACAGCGTACATATGATGAAACGCTTGAACAACATGAGGATGCACAAAGCGAGCAAGCGCCAGAAGAGCAAGTAGAACAAGTAGAAAATGAAGCAACGCAACAAGAAGAAAAAGATGAGTTAACGGTTGCTTATGAAAAAATTGCTCAATTGGAAGCGAAGTTGGCAGAAACAGAAAATCGTTTCCTTCGTTTACATGCTGATTTTGACAATTATCGTCGCCGTGTGCGTTTAGATATGGAAGCTGCTGAAAAATATCGCGCGCAAAGCTTAGTTTCTGATTTGTTGCCGATTTTAGATAACTTTGAACGCGCATTACAAGTGCAAGTAGAAGATGAAAAAGCAAAATCGTTACTGCAAGGCATGGAAATGGTTTATCGTTCGTTAATCGAAGCGTTGAAAAAAGAAGGCGTCGAAGCGATTGAATCGGTTGGAAAACCGTTCGATCCGCATGTGCACCAAGCGGTGATGCAAGTCGACGATCAAAACTATGAACCAAACACAGTTGTGGAAGAGTTTCAAAAAGGTTACAAACTAAAAGATCGTGTCATTCGTCCGGCAATGGTCAAAGTAAATCAATAG
- a CDS encoding molecular chaperone DnaK, translating into MSKIIGIDLGTTNSCVAVLEGGEPKVIPNPEGGRTTPSVVAFKNGERLVGEVAKRQAITNPNTIISIKRHMGTDYKVQIEGKEYTPQQISAMILQYLKSYAEAYLGEPVTRAVITVPAYFNDAQRQATKDAGRIAGLEVERIINEPTAAALAYGLDKMDEDQTILVYDLGGGTFDVSILELGDGVFEVKATAGDNHLGGDDFDQVIIDYLVEEFKKEHGIDLSKDKMALQRLKDAAEKAKKELSGVMQTQISLPFISANENGPLHLEMTLTRAKFEELSAHLVERTMGPVRQALKDAGLTPADIDKVILVGGSTRIPAVQEAIKKEIGKEPHKGVNPDEVVAIGAAIQGGVIAGDVKDVVLLDVTPLSLGIETMGGVFTKLIERNTTIPTSKSQIFTTAADNQTAVDIHVLQGERPMAADNKTLGRFQLTDIPPAPRGVPQIEVTFDIDANGIVHVRAKDLGTNKEQSITIKSSSGLSEEEIQRMIKEAEENAEADRKRKEEVELRNEADHLIFTTEKTLKELEGKVDEADVKKAQEAKDALKAALDGKDIEDIRAKKNALQEVVQQLSVKLYEQAAKQAQAQQSEGKKDDNVVDAEFEEVKEDK; encoded by the coding sequence ATGAGCAAAATTATCGGTATTGACTTAGGTACAACAAACTCTTGCGTCGCTGTATTAGAAGGCGGGGAGCCAAAAGTTATTCCAAACCCAGAGGGAGGACGCACGACACCATCTGTCGTTGCGTTTAAAAACGGTGAGCGTTTAGTTGGTGAAGTCGCAAAACGTCAAGCGATCACAAACCCAAATACAATCATTTCAATTAAACGCCATATGGGTACAGACTATAAAGTACAAATCGAAGGAAAAGAATATACACCGCAACAAATTTCTGCGATGATTTTACAATACTTAAAATCATACGCAGAAGCGTATTTAGGTGAGCCTGTAACACGTGCTGTTATTACCGTTCCTGCATATTTTAACGATGCACAACGTCAAGCGACAAAAGATGCTGGCCGTATCGCTGGTTTAGAAGTTGAGCGCATCATTAACGAGCCGACAGCGGCGGCGTTAGCATACGGATTAGATAAAATGGATGAAGATCAAACGATTCTCGTATACGACCTTGGTGGCGGTACGTTTGACGTCTCCATTCTCGAGCTAGGTGACGGTGTATTCGAAGTAAAAGCTACTGCTGGTGACAACCATCTTGGTGGTGACGACTTTGACCAAGTCATCATCGATTACTTAGTCGAAGAATTCAAAAAAGAACACGGCATCGATTTATCGAAAGACAAAATGGCATTGCAGCGCTTAAAAGATGCAGCGGAAAAAGCGAAAAAAGAACTTTCTGGCGTGATGCAAACGCAAATTTCATTGCCGTTTATTAGCGCAAACGAAAACGGTCCACTTCACTTAGAAATGACGTTAACGCGCGCAAAATTTGAAGAATTATCCGCACACTTAGTTGAACGTACGATGGGTCCTGTTCGTCAAGCGTTAAAAGATGCGGGATTAACGCCTGCGGACATCGATAAAGTTATTCTTGTCGGTGGTTCAACGCGCATTCCAGCTGTTCAAGAAGCAATTAAAAAAGAAATCGGAAAAGAGCCGCATAAAGGCGTAAACCCAGATGAAGTTGTCGCAATTGGTGCAGCGATTCAAGGTGGGGTCATCGCTGGGGACGTCAAAGACGTTGTATTGTTAGACGTGACACCACTTTCACTCGGTATCGAAACGATGGGTGGCGTCTTTACAAAATTAATTGAACGTAACACGACAATTCCAACAAGCAAATCACAAATTTTCACGACGGCAGCAGACAACCAAACAGCGGTAGACATTCACGTTTTACAAGGTGAACGCCCAATGGCTGCCGACAACAAAACGCTCGGTCGCTTCCAATTGACAGACATTCCACCAGCTCCGCGCGGTGTGCCGCAAATTGAAGTAACGTTTGACATTGACGCAAACGGTATTGTGCACGTACGTGCGAAAGATTTAGGTACAAATAAAGAGCAATCGATTACAATTAAATCTTCTTCTGGTTTGTCTGAAGAAGAAATTCAACGCATGATTAAAGAAGCAGAAGAAAATGCAGAAGCAGACCGGAAGCGAAAAGAAGAAGTAGAACTTCGCAACGAAGCAGACCATCTCATTTTCACAACAGAAAAAACGTTAAAAGAATTAGAAGGAAAAGTAGACGAAGCGGATGTGAAAAAAGCGCAAGAAGCAAAAGATGCGTTAAAAGCAGCGCTTGATGGCAAAGATATCGAAGACATTCGCGCGAAGAAAAACGCGTTGCAAGAAGTTGTGCAACAGCTTTCTGTTAAGCTATATGAACAAGCGGCTAAACAAGCGCAAGCACAACAAAGCGAAGGCAAAAAAGACGACAACGTCGTCGATGCGGAATTTGAAGAAGTGAAAGAAGATAAGTAA